A genomic window from Ananas comosus cultivar F153 linkage group 22, ASM154086v1, whole genome shotgun sequence includes:
- the LOC109727170 gene encoding light-mediated development protein DET1 isoform X2: MFRSSNVAARVFERQILTPRPGASVNVVRQFYENMCPSYTIYDIDCPDHSFRKFTDDGQYLVSFSRNHQDLIIYRPTWLSFSCKEEDCDSHDLPPKAKKFDSFFTQICCVPLASTNEFICKDFFLYLENLQFGLFATSTAQSHDTPATEGAIHGVPSIEKITFYLVRLEDGMVLDEKAFCNDFVNLPHSMGAFLYEDLLCIVSLRYQIIHILQIRDSGNLVEVRNIGAFCREDDQLFLHSHAQVTQGSSFLSGMKQRLLSFIFRKTWNEEADQTLRVQHLKKKFYFHFQDYVDLIIWKVQFLDRHHLLIKFGSVDGGVSRSTDQHLAFFVVYNMETTEIVSFYQNSSEEMYSLFEQFCDHFHANSRSSFHANFISSHSNNIHALDQLCSIKTKASNASQFVKKMMTSLPYTCQSQSPSPYFDLSLFRYDEKLISATDRHRHASEHPIKFISRRQPNVLKFKIKPGPEAGGWDARPKRISSFLFHPFLPLALSVQQTLMQPTVVNIHFRR, translated from the exons ATGTTTCGGAGCAGTAATGTTGCCGCTAGGGTTTTCGAGCGCCAGATTCTTACCCCCCGCCCTGGGGCCAGT GTTAATGTTGTCAGGCAATTCTATGAGAATATGTGTCCAAGTTATACTATATACGATATTGATTGCCCTGACCATTCCTTTCGCAAGTTTACGGATGATGGCCAGTACCTCGTGAGTTTTAGCAGGAATCATCAAGATTTGATCATATACAGGCCCACGTGGTTATCATTTTCGTGCAAAGAAGAAGATTGTGATTCTCATGATCTGCCTCCGAAAGCAAAGAAGTTTGATAGCTTTTTCACCCAGATTTGCTGTGTCCCTCTTGCATCCACCAATGAGTTTATTTGTAAGGACTTCTTTCTTTATTTAGAAAATCTCCAATTCGGCTTGTTTGCGACGTCAACCGCGCAAAGCCATGACACGCCTGCCACCGAGGGTGCGATTCATGGAGTACCTTCCATAGAGAAAATAACATTTTACCTTGTGAG ACTGGAAGATGGGATGGTACTAGATGAGAAGGCCTTTTGCAACGATTTTGTCAACCTTCCTCATAGCATGGGTGCTTTCTTATATGAGGATCTATTATGCATTGTGTCCCTACGGTACCAAATAATACATATCCTACAAATTCGGGATTCTGGCAACCTTGTTGAGGTACGGAATATAGGCGCGTTCTGCAGGGAAGATGACCAGTTGTTTCTTCACTCGCATGCGCAG GTTACCCAAGGGAGTTCTTTCCTTAGTGGTATGAAGCAGAGATTGCTTTCATTCATTTTTCGCAAAACGTGGAATGAGGAAGCAGATCAAACTTTG aGGGTTCAGCATTTAAAGAAGAAGTTCTATTTTCACTTTCAAGATTATGTTGACCTAATTATTTGGAAG GTGCAATTCTTGGATCGTCATCACCTTCTAATCAAGTTCGGTAGTGTGGATGGAGGG gtttctCGAAGCACTGATCAGCATCTTgcattttttgttgtttataaCATGGAGACAACAGAGATTGTTTCATTCTATCAG AATTCTTCAGAGGAAATGTACTCATTATTTGAGCAGTTCTGTGATCATTTTCATGCAAATTCAAGAAGTTCATTCCATGCGAATTTCATATCTTCTCATTCCAATAATATCCATGCTCTTGATCAACTTTGCAGCATTAAAACGAAAGCAAGCAATGCCTCACAG TTTGTGAAGAAGATGATGACTTCATTGCCATACACTTGTCAATCGCAAAGCCCGTCACCTTATTTTGACCTCTCGCTCTTTCGGTATGATGAAAAG CTGATTTCGGCAACAGACCGGCACAGGCACGCTTCCGAGCATCCAATAAAATTTATCTCAAGGAGGCAGCCGAATGTTCTCAAGTTTAAGATTAAaccag GACCTGAGGCTGGCGGCTGGGACGCGAGGCCGAAGAGAATTTCTTCGTTCTTGTTCCATCCTTTTTTACCGTTAGCTCTTTCCGTCCAGCAGACGCTGATGCAACCGACAGTTGTCAATATTCATTTCCGGAGATAA
- the LOC109727170 gene encoding light-mediated development protein DET1 isoform X1 produces the protein MFRSSNVAARVFERQILTPRPGASVNVVRQFYENMCPSYTIYDIDCPDHSFRKFTDDGQYLVSFSRNHQDLIIYRPTWLSFSCKEEDCDSHDLPPKAKKFDSFFTQICCVPLASTNEFICKDFFLYLENLQFGLFATSTAQSHDTPATEGAIHGVPSIEKITFYLVRLEDGMVLDEKAFCNDFVNLPHSMGAFLYEDLLCIVSLRYQIIHILQIRDSGNLVEVRNIGAFCREDDQLFLHSHAQCIGTVDKTKPDELSTQVANGIQHPQVTQGSSFLSGMKQRLLSFIFRKTWNEEADQTLRVQHLKKKFYFHFQDYVDLIIWKVQFLDRHHLLIKFGSVDGGVSRSTDQHLAFFVVYNMETTEIVSFYQNSSEEMYSLFEQFCDHFHANSRSSFHANFISSHSNNIHALDQLCSIKTKASNASQFVKKMMTSLPYTCQSQSPSPYFDLSLFRYDEKLISATDRHRHASEHPIKFISRRQPNVLKFKIKPGPEAGGWDARPKRISSFLFHPFLPLALSVQQTLMQPTVVNIHFRR, from the exons ATGTTTCGGAGCAGTAATGTTGCCGCTAGGGTTTTCGAGCGCCAGATTCTTACCCCCCGCCCTGGGGCCAGT GTTAATGTTGTCAGGCAATTCTATGAGAATATGTGTCCAAGTTATACTATATACGATATTGATTGCCCTGACCATTCCTTTCGCAAGTTTACGGATGATGGCCAGTACCTCGTGAGTTTTAGCAGGAATCATCAAGATTTGATCATATACAGGCCCACGTGGTTATCATTTTCGTGCAAAGAAGAAGATTGTGATTCTCATGATCTGCCTCCGAAAGCAAAGAAGTTTGATAGCTTTTTCACCCAGATTTGCTGTGTCCCTCTTGCATCCACCAATGAGTTTATTTGTAAGGACTTCTTTCTTTATTTAGAAAATCTCCAATTCGGCTTGTTTGCGACGTCAACCGCGCAAAGCCATGACACGCCTGCCACCGAGGGTGCGATTCATGGAGTACCTTCCATAGAGAAAATAACATTTTACCTTGTGAG ACTGGAAGATGGGATGGTACTAGATGAGAAGGCCTTTTGCAACGATTTTGTCAACCTTCCTCATAGCATGGGTGCTTTCTTATATGAGGATCTATTATGCATTGTGTCCCTACGGTACCAAATAATACATATCCTACAAATTCGGGATTCTGGCAACCTTGTTGAGGTACGGAATATAGGCGCGTTCTGCAGGGAAGATGACCAGTTGTTTCTTCACTCGCATGCGCAG TGCATAGGAACTGTGGATAAAACTAAGCCAGATGAGTTATCAACTCAAGTAGCTAATGGTATTCAACACCCTCAGGTTACCCAAGGGAGTTCTTTCCTTAGTGGTATGAAGCAGAGATTGCTTTCATTCATTTTTCGCAAAACGTGGAATGAGGAAGCAGATCAAACTTTG aGGGTTCAGCATTTAAAGAAGAAGTTCTATTTTCACTTTCAAGATTATGTTGACCTAATTATTTGGAAG GTGCAATTCTTGGATCGTCATCACCTTCTAATCAAGTTCGGTAGTGTGGATGGAGGG gtttctCGAAGCACTGATCAGCATCTTgcattttttgttgtttataaCATGGAGACAACAGAGATTGTTTCATTCTATCAG AATTCTTCAGAGGAAATGTACTCATTATTTGAGCAGTTCTGTGATCATTTTCATGCAAATTCAAGAAGTTCATTCCATGCGAATTTCATATCTTCTCATTCCAATAATATCCATGCTCTTGATCAACTTTGCAGCATTAAAACGAAAGCAAGCAATGCCTCACAG TTTGTGAAGAAGATGATGACTTCATTGCCATACACTTGTCAATCGCAAAGCCCGTCACCTTATTTTGACCTCTCGCTCTTTCGGTATGATGAAAAG CTGATTTCGGCAACAGACCGGCACAGGCACGCTTCCGAGCATCCAATAAAATTTATCTCAAGGAGGCAGCCGAATGTTCTCAAGTTTAAGATTAAaccag GACCTGAGGCTGGCGGCTGGGACGCGAGGCCGAAGAGAATTTCTTCGTTCTTGTTCCATCCTTTTTTACCGTTAGCTCTTTCCGTCCAGCAGACGCTGATGCAACCGACAGTTGTCAATATTCATTTCCGGAGATAA
- the LOC109727170 gene encoding light-mediated development protein DET1 isoform X3: MFRSSNVAARVFERQILTPRPGASVNVVRQFYENMCPSYTIYDIDCPDHSFRKFTDDGQYLVSFSRNHQDLIIYRPTWLSFSCKEEDCDSHDLPPKAKKFDSFFTQICCVPLASTNEFICKDFFLYLENLQFGLFATSTAQSHDTPATEGAIHGVPSIEKITFYLVRLEDGMVLDEKAFCNDFVNLPHSMGAFLYEDLLCIVSLRYQIIHILQIRDSGNLVEVRNIGAFCREDDQLFLHSHAQCIGTVDKTKPDELSTQVANGIQHPQVTQGSSFLSGMKQRLLSFIFRKTWNEEADQTLRVQHLKKKFYFHFQDYVDLIIWKVQFLDRHHLLIKFGSVDGGVSRSTDQHLAFFVVYNMETTEIVSFYQNSSEEMYSLFEQFCDHFHANSRSSFHANFISSHSNNIHALDQLCSIKTKASNASQLISATDRHRHASEHPIKFISRRQPNVLKFKIKPGPEAGGWDARPKRISSFLFHPFLPLALSVQQTLMQPTVVNIHFRR; encoded by the exons ATGTTTCGGAGCAGTAATGTTGCCGCTAGGGTTTTCGAGCGCCAGATTCTTACCCCCCGCCCTGGGGCCAGT GTTAATGTTGTCAGGCAATTCTATGAGAATATGTGTCCAAGTTATACTATATACGATATTGATTGCCCTGACCATTCCTTTCGCAAGTTTACGGATGATGGCCAGTACCTCGTGAGTTTTAGCAGGAATCATCAAGATTTGATCATATACAGGCCCACGTGGTTATCATTTTCGTGCAAAGAAGAAGATTGTGATTCTCATGATCTGCCTCCGAAAGCAAAGAAGTTTGATAGCTTTTTCACCCAGATTTGCTGTGTCCCTCTTGCATCCACCAATGAGTTTATTTGTAAGGACTTCTTTCTTTATTTAGAAAATCTCCAATTCGGCTTGTTTGCGACGTCAACCGCGCAAAGCCATGACACGCCTGCCACCGAGGGTGCGATTCATGGAGTACCTTCCATAGAGAAAATAACATTTTACCTTGTGAG ACTGGAAGATGGGATGGTACTAGATGAGAAGGCCTTTTGCAACGATTTTGTCAACCTTCCTCATAGCATGGGTGCTTTCTTATATGAGGATCTATTATGCATTGTGTCCCTACGGTACCAAATAATACATATCCTACAAATTCGGGATTCTGGCAACCTTGTTGAGGTACGGAATATAGGCGCGTTCTGCAGGGAAGATGACCAGTTGTTTCTTCACTCGCATGCGCAG TGCATAGGAACTGTGGATAAAACTAAGCCAGATGAGTTATCAACTCAAGTAGCTAATGGTATTCAACACCCTCAGGTTACCCAAGGGAGTTCTTTCCTTAGTGGTATGAAGCAGAGATTGCTTTCATTCATTTTTCGCAAAACGTGGAATGAGGAAGCAGATCAAACTTTG aGGGTTCAGCATTTAAAGAAGAAGTTCTATTTTCACTTTCAAGATTATGTTGACCTAATTATTTGGAAG GTGCAATTCTTGGATCGTCATCACCTTCTAATCAAGTTCGGTAGTGTGGATGGAGGG gtttctCGAAGCACTGATCAGCATCTTgcattttttgttgtttataaCATGGAGACAACAGAGATTGTTTCATTCTATCAG AATTCTTCAGAGGAAATGTACTCATTATTTGAGCAGTTCTGTGATCATTTTCATGCAAATTCAAGAAGTTCATTCCATGCGAATTTCATATCTTCTCATTCCAATAATATCCATGCTCTTGATCAACTTTGCAGCATTAAAACGAAAGCAAGCAATGCCTCACAG CTGATTTCGGCAACAGACCGGCACAGGCACGCTTCCGAGCATCCAATAAAATTTATCTCAAGGAGGCAGCCGAATGTTCTCAAGTTTAAGATTAAaccag GACCTGAGGCTGGCGGCTGGGACGCGAGGCCGAAGAGAATTTCTTCGTTCTTGTTCCATCCTTTTTTACCGTTAGCTCTTTCCGTCCAGCAGACGCTGATGCAACCGACAGTTGTCAATATTCATTTCCGGAGATAA
- the LOC109727170 gene encoding light-mediated development protein DET1 isoform X4 yields MFRSSNVAARVFERQILTPRPGASVNVVRQFYENMCPSYTIYDIDCPDHSFRKFTDDGQYLVSFSRNHQDLIIYRPTWLSFSCKEEDCDSHDLPPKAKKFDSFFTQICCVPLASTNEFICKDFFLYLENLQFGLFATSTAQSHDTPATEGAIHGVPSIEKITFYLVRLEDGMVLDEKAFCNDFVNLPHSMGAFLYEDLLCIVSLRYQIIHILQIRDSGNLVEVRNIGAFCREDDQLFLHSHAQCIGTVDKTKPDELSTQVANGIQHPQVTQGSSFLSGMKQRLLSFIFRKTWNEEADQTLRVQHLKKKFYFHFQDYVDLIIWKVQFLDRHHLLIKFGSVDGGVSRSTDQHLAFFVVYNMETTEIVSFYQNSSEEMYSLFEQFCDHFHANSRSSFHANFISSHSNNIHALDQLCSIKTKASNASQFVKKMMTSLPYTCQSQSPSPYFDLSLFR; encoded by the exons ATGTTTCGGAGCAGTAATGTTGCCGCTAGGGTTTTCGAGCGCCAGATTCTTACCCCCCGCCCTGGGGCCAGT GTTAATGTTGTCAGGCAATTCTATGAGAATATGTGTCCAAGTTATACTATATACGATATTGATTGCCCTGACCATTCCTTTCGCAAGTTTACGGATGATGGCCAGTACCTCGTGAGTTTTAGCAGGAATCATCAAGATTTGATCATATACAGGCCCACGTGGTTATCATTTTCGTGCAAAGAAGAAGATTGTGATTCTCATGATCTGCCTCCGAAAGCAAAGAAGTTTGATAGCTTTTTCACCCAGATTTGCTGTGTCCCTCTTGCATCCACCAATGAGTTTATTTGTAAGGACTTCTTTCTTTATTTAGAAAATCTCCAATTCGGCTTGTTTGCGACGTCAACCGCGCAAAGCCATGACACGCCTGCCACCGAGGGTGCGATTCATGGAGTACCTTCCATAGAGAAAATAACATTTTACCTTGTGAG ACTGGAAGATGGGATGGTACTAGATGAGAAGGCCTTTTGCAACGATTTTGTCAACCTTCCTCATAGCATGGGTGCTTTCTTATATGAGGATCTATTATGCATTGTGTCCCTACGGTACCAAATAATACATATCCTACAAATTCGGGATTCTGGCAACCTTGTTGAGGTACGGAATATAGGCGCGTTCTGCAGGGAAGATGACCAGTTGTTTCTTCACTCGCATGCGCAG TGCATAGGAACTGTGGATAAAACTAAGCCAGATGAGTTATCAACTCAAGTAGCTAATGGTATTCAACACCCTCAGGTTACCCAAGGGAGTTCTTTCCTTAGTGGTATGAAGCAGAGATTGCTTTCATTCATTTTTCGCAAAACGTGGAATGAGGAAGCAGATCAAACTTTG aGGGTTCAGCATTTAAAGAAGAAGTTCTATTTTCACTTTCAAGATTATGTTGACCTAATTATTTGGAAG GTGCAATTCTTGGATCGTCATCACCTTCTAATCAAGTTCGGTAGTGTGGATGGAGGG gtttctCGAAGCACTGATCAGCATCTTgcattttttgttgtttataaCATGGAGACAACAGAGATTGTTTCATTCTATCAG AATTCTTCAGAGGAAATGTACTCATTATTTGAGCAGTTCTGTGATCATTTTCATGCAAATTCAAGAAGTTCATTCCATGCGAATTTCATATCTTCTCATTCCAATAATATCCATGCTCTTGATCAACTTTGCAGCATTAAAACGAAAGCAAGCAATGCCTCACAG TTTGTGAAGAAGATGATGACTTCATTGCCATACACTTGTCAATCGCAAAGCCCGTCACCTTATTTTGACCTCTCGCTCTTTCG CTGA